In Desulfofundulus luciae, a genomic segment contains:
- a CDS encoding RNA-binding protein, with protein MRIAPEGTSITELDQWDIFYDAKDRDSVLSAVVTSVVRPKTLNGLYWELKFEDADGVRGVVPSSETGLPSERTMNFFVNQKVNVKIKSIDRKNGIVACTRREVVEEAINQLLGTLTEGEEIPALVRFVSRRGVGLDIGGGVIVEVPYRNAAYSRSLPLDVIYRPGQLIRVTVQAIDKEKKDIRVSIKDPWENEEFSRGTILTGRVLKIRGREMFVEVRQGLIGLAGYPLNKMIEEGEQLPFQVLSFDKVERKLHLVVLDPERIRGRRVRRERRIREAKR; from the coding sequence ATGCGGATAGCTCCGGAAGGAACCAGCATAACGGAACTGGATCAATGGGATATTTTCTATGATGCCAAAGACCGGGACAGCGTCTTAAGCGCGGTCGTAACGTCCGTTGTGAGGCCGAAAACATTGAACGGATTATACTGGGAACTCAAATTTGAAGACGCGGACGGAGTGCGCGGCGTGGTGCCCTCATCCGAAACCGGGCTGCCCAGTGAAAGAACGATGAACTTTTTCGTCAATCAGAAAGTGAACGTCAAAATAAAAAGCATCGACAGGAAAAACGGCATTGTGGCCTGCACCCGGCGGGAAGTGGTCGAAGAGGCGATCAACCAGTTGCTGGGCACCCTCACCGAAGGCGAAGAAATTCCGGCCCTGGTGCGCTTTGTATCCAGAAGAGGCGTGGGGCTTGACATCGGCGGCGGCGTGATAGTTGAAGTGCCGTATCGAAATGCGGCCTATTCCAGATCGCTTCCCCTGGACGTGATATACAGGCCGGGGCAATTGATCAGGGTTACGGTTCAGGCCATAGACAAAGAAAAAAAAGATATACGGGTATCAATCAAAGACCCCTGGGAAAACGAAGAATTCAGCCGGGGCACCATCCTGACCGGCAGAGTTTTAAAAATTCGCGGCAGGGAAATGTTCGTTGAAGTCCGCCAGGGCTTGATCGGCCTGGCCGGCTATCCACTTAACAAAATGATTGAGGAAGGGGAACAATTGCCGTTTCAGGTTTTGTCTTTCGACAAGGTGGAAAGGAAACTGCACCTGGTCGTGCTGGACCCGGAACGCATACGGGGAAGGAGGGTGCGGCGTGAAAGGAGAATCAGGGAAGCAAAACGTTAA